A single window of Bombyx mori chromosome 17, ASM3026992v2 DNA harbors:
- the LOC101744651 gene encoding transcription factor Adf-1, which translates to MARNLTLSSEKMELLIEEVKRRPCLWDRTHEDYKIRAWTKKKWLEVLDAMQLPHTLDKLIQVKWKNLKDVYVKKSRPNIAKNQRESWRYYNCLRFLDNPAVSKISESNSGEDSQTEETEVEQRHEESSSDDDEENKHNHNEHYPSKRNTVTYYNETDSEYDMMFLRSLAPYFRELEPVRKLVVRCKIQDVLLKEIAGQRGATQTMYADQSEDSTMIKAEPPI; encoded by the exons ATGGCCCGAAACTTAACCCTATCCAGTGAAAAAATGGAGTTATTGATTGAGGAAGTCAAAAGACGTCCCTGCCTTTGGGATCGGACGCACGAAGACTACAAGATACGCGCTTGGACGAAGAAGAAGTGGCTTGAAGTGTTGGATGCTATGCAACTGCCTCACACGTTAG acAAACTAATTCAAGTGAAATGGAAAAACCTGAAAGATGTTTATGTGAAAAAATCTAGACCAAATATTGCAAAAAACCAGCGAGAATCGTGGCGCTACTACAACTGTTTGAGGTTCTTAGATAATCCGGCGGTTTCGAAGATTAGCGAAAGCAATAGCGGAGAGGACAGCCAGACGGAAGAGACTGAAGTGGAACAGCGTCACGAAGAATCAAGTTCTGATGACGACGAAGAGAACAAACACAATCACAACGAACATTATCCTTCAAAACGCAACACTGTGACGTACTATAACGAAACGGACAGCGAATACGACATGATGTTCTTAAGGTCTCTGGCTCCGTATTTTAGGGAGTTGGAGCCGGTGAGGAAGCTGGTCGTCAGGTGCAAGATACAGGACGTGCTGTTAAAAGAGATAGCAGGGCAGAGGGGGGCCACGCAGACGATGTATGCAGACCAGAGTGAAGATAGTACGATGATCAAAGCGGAACCGCCTATATAA